In one window of Desulfovibrio inopinatus DSM 10711 DNA:
- a CDS encoding TRAP transporter large permease, with translation MSLLLVIVLLVLIALGTPIAVAIGAASCLAFFLPGGVSPMVAVQRMYGGADSFPLMAVPLFLLAGSLMEAGGLSRRIVDLADALVGWLPGGLAAVSIVSAMFFAGISGSAAADTAAVGAILIPAMSSRGYPAPFSGAVQAAGGSIGVIIPPSIPMIIFGVLTGASIGKLFAAGLLPGLLMGASLIAVAAIVTGRSLHISRSPFSLARLVRVIGPSLWALGAPVLILGGILGGVFTATESAAVAVAYALFVGVVVYRELRLPEIWRRALESAVMSGVIMFIIAQATVFSWLLALDQAPTAVAGALLSVTDNPVLLLVLLNAVLLVAGTILETTAALLLFVPVVMPLLPTLGIDVVQLGAIVVVNLAIGMLTPPLGICLVVSSGLSGASIVRVSRAVLPFLAALLIDLALISFWPPLTTWLPGFF, from the coding sequence ATGAGCCTGCTCCTCGTTATCGTTTTACTCGTACTCATCGCGTTGGGTACCCCTATTGCCGTGGCCATTGGAGCGGCGTCCTGCCTGGCTTTTTTTCTTCCCGGCGGTGTCAGCCCCATGGTGGCGGTTCAGCGAATGTATGGCGGTGCAGATTCGTTTCCATTGATGGCTGTCCCTCTGTTTCTCCTCGCAGGATCACTGATGGAAGCGGGCGGATTGTCACGGCGTATTGTGGATTTGGCTGATGCACTGGTCGGCTGGCTTCCCGGTGGATTGGCTGCGGTCTCCATTGTTTCGGCCATGTTTTTTGCGGGTATTTCCGGATCGGCGGCCGCAGATACGGCAGCGGTCGGCGCTATTCTCATTCCAGCCATGTCCAGTCGAGGATATCCCGCTCCCTTTTCCGGGGCTGTGCAAGCCGCCGGTGGATCTATCGGCGTCATTATTCCACCGAGTATTCCCATGATTATTTTCGGAGTGCTGACCGGCGCCTCCATTGGAAAACTTTTTGCCGCCGGACTTCTCCCCGGCCTTCTCATGGGGGCCAGTCTTATTGCTGTTGCTGCCATCGTGACTGGTCGATCATTGCATATTTCGCGCTCCCCGTTCTCGTTGGCACGCCTGGTTCGGGTTATAGGGCCGTCGCTTTGGGCCTTGGGGGCTCCTGTCTTGATTCTTGGCGGAATTTTGGGGGGCGTGTTTACGGCAACTGAATCGGCGGCTGTAGCCGTGGCGTATGCGCTTTTTGTCGGGGTGGTCGTCTATCGTGAATTGCGTCTGCCCGAAATTTGGCGCCGCGCGTTGGAGTCCGCGGTGATGTCCGGGGTAATTATGTTCATCATCGCCCAGGCTACCGTTTTTTCCTGGCTGCTTGCCTTGGATCAGGCACCGACGGCCGTGGCTGGGGCGCTCTTGTCCGTCACCGATAATCCGGTGTTACTGCTCGTGTTGCTCAATGCCGTCTTGCTGGTGGCCGGTACGATTCTCGAAACCACGGCTGCCCTGCTCCTCTTTGTTCCAGTCGTCATGCCACTCTTGCCGACGCTTGGGATTGATGTCGTTCAACTTGGTGCCATCGTTGTGGTCAACTTGGCCATTGGTATGCTGACACCTCCGCTTGGTATCTGTCTGGTTGTCTCTTCGGGACTCAGCGGCGCGTCCATTGTTCGGGTGAGCCGGGCTGTGCTGCCATTTCTTGCCGCTTTGCTTATCGACCTCGCATTAATTTCGTTTTGGCCACCACTGACGACGTGGCTGCCTGGATTTTTTTAG
- a CDS encoding TRAP transporter small permease, with the protein MVLSALQALQKGLVWGSDMCGRLVDIVVAGLALSMAAVIFSQVVSRYLLNHSLFWSEELGRCLLVWVTFLGACAAYKRSAHARIDVAGVLSCLPGRWGGVSVRTANMIGHLAGLGLFYIMIRYGFAFFTFLKFQQTTSLGVSKQVPFVIVPISGIILFLHGLAFFMTDIVGQSDDGRPNTISGGT; encoded by the coding sequence ATGGTTTTGTCTGCGTTGCAAGCTCTCCAAAAAGGACTTGTTTGGGGAAGTGATATGTGTGGCCGGCTGGTCGATATCGTTGTCGCTGGCCTCGCTCTGAGCATGGCCGCGGTTATTTTTAGCCAGGTGGTCAGCCGGTATCTCTTGAATCATTCTTTGTTTTGGTCTGAAGAACTTGGACGTTGTCTGCTTGTCTGGGTCACGTTTCTTGGCGCGTGCGCAGCCTATAAGCGTTCCGCCCATGCCCGGATTGACGTTGCCGGAGTATTGTCGTGCTTGCCCGGTCGGTGGGGTGGGGTTTCGGTGCGAACTGCCAATATGATCGGTCACCTCGCCGGACTTGGGCTTTTTTATATCATGATCCGGTATGGATTCGCCTTTTTTACTTTTCTCAAATTTCAACAAACCACGAGCCTTGGTGTCTCCAAACAAGTGCCATTTGTGATTGTACCCATCAGTGGAATCATTTTGTTTCTCCACGGTCTCGCCTTTTTCATGACGGATATCGTCGGCCAATCCGATGACGGCAGGCCGAATACGATCTCGGGAGGCACATGA
- the gyrA gene encoding DNA gyrase subunit A — protein MIDKISIEEELKKSYLEYSLSVIIGRAIPDVRDGLKPVHRRIMFAQHELGNSYNRAYKKSARVVGDVIGKYHPHGDSAVYDALVRMAQEFSMRDPLIDGQGNFGSIDGDAAAAMRYTEVRMSRLAGEFLADIDKETVDFRPNYDNTLQEPSVLPTKAPNLLLNGSSGIAVGMATNIPPHNLGELCDGLLHLLDTPECSVDDLMAYVKGPDFPTGASIYGGKGLIEAYRTGRGSIKIRGTATVEERKKGYESIIITEIPYALNKSSLVEKIAALINDRKIEGVSDLRDESDRNGIRIVLDLKKGSIAEIVINALYKFTPLETSFGINMLAVAHNRPELLNLKSILVYFLDHRREVILRRTRFNLRKAEERAHILEGLRIALDFIDEVVALIRASKTPLEAKEALMARFELSERQSQAILDMRLQRLTNLEREKLLEEYRELLMKIEYFKSILENPQVLRGVIRDELTELKEKYTTPRRTAILQDLEGIDIEDLIPDDDVVITLSRRGYVKRTRMDNYHQQKRGGKGIAGVSTSVDDSVQAFCAATNHKFLLLFTNQGRMHQIKVHQIPEGSRTAKGAHIANLLPMEKDEYVATALTLRDFEPDRYFFFVTKKGMVKLTHTELFKNVRSTGIKACTLKDEDELLVVREVTQDQEAILATEHGHSIRFQMSDVRPMGRAAAGVRGIALRGGDSVAAGVVVANSGRDQLLTVSERGLGKRTEVGNYRVQTRGGRGVINMRVTPKTGKVVGSVMVGSNDEIMLLTSANKIIRLAVNEIRTSGRSTQGVTLVRFGDDDAVIGFDLLDAAIIDDDEE, from the coding sequence ATGATCGATAAAATCTCCATTGAGGAAGAGCTCAAGAAATCCTACTTGGAATATTCTTTGAGCGTCATCATCGGCCGGGCGATTCCGGATGTGCGCGACGGGTTGAAACCCGTCCACCGGCGCATCATGTTCGCTCAGCACGAATTAGGAAACTCCTACAATCGCGCGTATAAGAAGTCGGCTCGTGTGGTCGGTGACGTTATCGGTAAATATCACCCGCATGGCGACTCGGCTGTCTATGATGCCCTGGTGCGTATGGCCCAGGAATTTTCCATGCGCGACCCGCTGATTGATGGCCAGGGTAACTTCGGTTCCATTGACGGGGACGCCGCCGCAGCCATGCGTTACACCGAAGTGCGCATGTCACGCCTTGCCGGTGAATTTTTAGCCGATATTGATAAAGAAACCGTCGATTTTCGGCCTAACTACGACAATACACTCCAAGAACCATCGGTTTTGCCCACTAAGGCACCGAACCTGCTCCTCAATGGCAGTTCGGGGATTGCCGTTGGCATGGCTACGAACATTCCGCCACATAATTTGGGCGAACTCTGTGACGGTCTGTTGCATCTTCTCGATACGCCGGAATGTTCCGTCGATGACCTCATGGCCTATGTCAAAGGCCCGGACTTCCCGACAGGGGCGTCCATTTATGGGGGCAAGGGGTTGATCGAGGCTTATCGGACAGGGCGTGGCTCCATTAAAATTCGTGGTACCGCAACCGTTGAAGAACGCAAAAAAGGGTATGAATCCATTATTATTACGGAAATACCTTATGCGTTGAATAAGTCGAGCCTGGTTGAAAAGATTGCTGCGCTGATCAACGATCGCAAAATTGAAGGCGTGTCCGATCTGCGTGACGAATCCGATCGAAACGGAATTCGGATTGTCTTGGATCTCAAAAAGGGCAGCATTGCCGAAATCGTCATCAACGCACTGTATAAATTTACGCCGCTTGAGACCTCGTTCGGTATCAATATGCTGGCCGTTGCGCATAACCGCCCCGAGCTGCTGAATCTCAAAAGTATTCTGGTCTACTTCCTTGACCACCGACGTGAAGTCATTCTTCGCCGTACTCGTTTCAATTTGCGGAAAGCGGAAGAGCGTGCCCACATTTTGGAAGGTTTGCGTATCGCGCTCGATTTCATTGATGAAGTTGTTGCCTTAATCCGTGCGTCCAAAACGCCGCTTGAAGCAAAAGAAGCATTGATGGCGCGGTTTGAGTTATCCGAACGTCAATCTCAAGCCATTCTCGATATGCGCTTGCAGCGATTGACCAACCTGGAGCGGGAAAAACTTCTCGAAGAATATCGGGAATTGCTCATGAAGATCGAATACTTCAAGAGCATTTTGGAGAATCCGCAAGTGCTGCGCGGAGTTATTCGCGACGAACTGACCGAGCTCAAGGAAAAATACACCACGCCGCGCCGTACCGCCATTTTGCAGGATCTCGAAGGGATCGATATTGAAGACTTGATTCCCGATGATGATGTCGTCATTACGTTGTCGCGTCGCGGCTATGTGAAGCGCACACGTATGGACAACTATCACCAGCAAAAACGCGGTGGTAAAGGCATTGCCGGTGTATCCACCTCGGTGGACGATTCGGTCCAGGCGTTTTGCGCGGCAACAAACCACAAGTTTCTGCTGCTCTTCACCAATCAGGGACGTATGCACCAGATTAAAGTGCATCAGATTCCTGAAGGAAGCCGCACGGCCAAGGGCGCGCATATTGCCAATCTGCTCCCGATGGAAAAGGACGAGTATGTCGCCACGGCCCTTACCTTGCGCGACTTCGAGCCGGATCGTTATTTCTTCTTTGTGACCAAAAAGGGCATGGTCAAACTGACGCATACGGAACTCTTTAAGAATGTGCGCAGTACAGGCATCAAGGCATGTACCCTGAAAGACGAGGATGAGCTTTTGGTGGTCCGTGAAGTCACACAGGACCAGGAAGCGATTCTTGCCACCGAACATGGACATTCGATTCGTTTCCAAATGAGCGATGTTCGCCCGATGGGGCGTGCTGCCGCCGGTGTTCGCGGTATTGCACTTCGTGGCGGTGACAGTGTGGCTGCAGGCGTTGTTGTTGCCAATTCAGGACGAGATCAGCTGTTGACCGTTTCCGAGCGCGGTTTGGGGAAACGTACGGAAGTTGGCAACTATCGAGTTCAGACTCGCGGCGGACGCGGCGTTATCAACATGCGTGTGACGCCCAAGACGGGAAAGGTCGTTGGATCGGTCATGGTTGGAAGCAACGATGAAATCATGCTGCTCACATCGGCGAACAAGATTATTCGATTGGCCGTCAACGAAATCAGAACTTCGGGCCGCTCGACGCAAGGCGTCACATTGGTCAGATTCGGCGATGACGATGCCGTCATCGGGTTTGATTTGCTTGATGCAGCCATTATTGATGACGACGAAGAATAA
- the gyrB gene encoding DNA topoisomerase (ATP-hydrolyzing) subunit B: MGPTQKHEYTAESITVLEGLSAVRKRPAMYIGSTDARGLHHLVYEVVDNAIDEAMAGYCTRVRVIIHLDNSVTIVDNGRGIPVDMHPKEKRPAVEVVMTVLHAGGKFDNETYKVSGGLHGVGVSVVNALSEYLEVTVKRAGQSYVQRYERGIPVTKLENTGTAQLTGTTVRFRPDEEIFETVQFSCDVLRKRFEELAYLNAGLEIDFRDERSGQHEVFKFDGGIASFVKDLNKGESTIHDIIANQMTQDGIAVEFALQYNTSYKEETLTFANNIRTKEGGTHLAGFKTALTRSINGYVEKADLPKKLKQKLTGDDVREGLTAVVSVKLPNPQFEGQTKTKLGNSEVAGPVSKVVFEALTTYFEENPKDAKSIVEKAVDAAHAREAARKAKDLVRRKGALSDHSLPGKLADCQSKKPEESELFIVEGDSAGGSAKQGRNPKYQAILPLRGKILNVEKTRIDKMLGNKEIRALITAMGPGFMEGDEVDLTKLRYHKIVIMTDADVDGAHIRTLLLTFFYRQYRSLIESGYLYIAQPPLFRAHKSNFERFIKDEAELSSFLLSRIETEAIIKAPSGTEFSGAELTALLKKIEFVKTKKAEAENMGIPEELFSILLDMDTRITPSDFAEEAPATLQNALAENEYTVFIETEEDEDEHRYYVVFVNKNNLKTRLAVEFFNSRLYRQPFETMAEIKSMCGGFDFALVKKDEEKPVEGLEALLTTVYEEAHRGINIQRYKGLGEMNAGQLWETTMDPEKRTFLQVRIEDFTEADDIFSDLMGDKVEPRREFIERNALNVQELDI; encoded by the coding sequence ATGGGCCCGACCCAGAAACACGAATATACTGCTGAATCGATTACAGTTCTTGAGGGATTGTCTGCTGTTCGGAAGCGGCCGGCCATGTATATTGGATCGACCGATGCCCGCGGTTTGCACCATCTTGTCTACGAAGTTGTCGACAATGCCATCGATGAAGCCATGGCCGGCTACTGTACGCGCGTGCGGGTCATCATCCATCTCGATAACTCCGTAACCATTGTCGACAATGGTCGCGGCATCCCTGTCGATATGCACCCCAAAGAAAAGCGACCGGCTGTCGAAGTCGTCATGACGGTGCTGCACGCTGGGGGCAAGTTCGATAACGAAACCTACAAAGTTTCTGGTGGGCTGCACGGGGTCGGCGTTTCCGTCGTCAATGCCTTGTCTGAATATCTCGAAGTCACGGTCAAACGTGCTGGGCAATCCTATGTGCAACGCTATGAACGCGGTATCCCCGTCACCAAGTTGGAAAATACCGGGACAGCACAGCTCACCGGGACAACAGTCCGTTTCCGTCCGGATGAAGAGATTTTTGAAACGGTTCAGTTCTCTTGTGACGTGCTTCGTAAGCGTTTTGAAGAACTTGCCTACCTGAATGCCGGTTTGGAAATCGATTTCCGGGATGAACGGAGTGGGCAGCACGAAGTCTTCAAGTTTGATGGTGGTATCGCCAGCTTCGTCAAAGATCTCAATAAAGGCGAATCAACTATTCATGATATCATCGCCAATCAGATGACGCAGGACGGTATCGCGGTCGAATTCGCGCTACAATACAATACGAGCTATAAAGAAGAGACACTGACATTTGCCAACAATATCCGCACGAAAGAAGGCGGTACGCACCTTGCTGGTTTTAAGACGGCCCTGACACGCAGCATCAACGGATATGTCGAGAAAGCTGATCTTCCCAAAAAGCTGAAACAGAAATTAACCGGGGATGATGTTCGTGAAGGCCTGACTGCGGTGGTCAGCGTGAAGTTGCCGAATCCGCAGTTTGAAGGCCAAACGAAAACCAAGCTCGGCAACAGCGAAGTAGCTGGCCCGGTGTCGAAAGTCGTCTTCGAAGCTTTGACGACATACTTTGAGGAAAACCCCAAAGATGCCAAATCCATCGTGGAAAAGGCCGTCGATGCCGCGCATGCCCGTGAAGCAGCGCGCAAAGCCAAAGACCTTGTTCGACGCAAGGGGGCATTGTCCGATCATTCCTTGCCGGGAAAACTTGCCGATTGCCAAAGCAAAAAACCCGAGGAATCCGAACTTTTCATCGTGGAAGGTGACTCGGCGGGCGGTTCGGCCAAACAGGGCCGAAATCCAAAATATCAAGCTATTTTGCCGCTCCGGGGTAAGATTCTCAATGTCGAGAAAACCCGTATCGACAAAATGCTTGGTAACAAGGAAATCCGCGCGCTCATCACCGCTATGGGGCCGGGATTCATGGAAGGCGACGAAGTCGACCTCACGAAACTGCGTTATCATAAAATTGTCATTATGACTGACGCCGACGTGGACGGGGCGCATATTCGCACCCTGCTCCTGACGTTCTTTTATCGGCAATATCGCAGCCTCATTGAAAGCGGGTATCTCTATATTGCTCAACCGCCATTGTTTCGTGCGCACAAATCGAATTTTGAGCGTTTCATCAAAGACGAGGCAGAACTGTCTTCCTTCCTGTTGAGCCGGATTGAAACCGAAGCCATCATCAAAGCACCATCCGGTACCGAGTTTTCCGGAGCAGAATTGACGGCACTGCTTAAAAAAATCGAGTTTGTGAAGACGAAAAAAGCAGAAGCTGAGAACATGGGTATTCCGGAGGAACTGTTTTCCATTCTTCTTGATATGGATACACGTATCACCCCGTCGGATTTTGCTGAAGAGGCGCCGGCTACGCTCCAAAATGCGTTGGCCGAGAATGAATACACAGTCTTCATTGAAACAGAAGAAGACGAAGACGAACATCGGTACTATGTTGTTTTTGTGAATAAAAACAATTTGAAGACGCGTCTTGCTGTGGAGTTCTTCAATTCACGCCTCTATCGCCAACCGTTTGAGACCATGGCTGAAATCAAATCGATGTGTGGTGGTTTCGACTTTGCTCTTGTCAAAAAAGATGAAGAAAAACCTGTAGAGGGCCTGGAAGCGTTGCTCACCACTGTCTACGAGGAAGCCCACCGCGGCATCAATATTCAGCGCTACAAAGGTCTCGGGGAAATGAATGCAGGTCAGCTTTGGGAAACCACGATGGACCCGGAAAAACGCACGTTCCTTCAGGTTCGCATCGAAGACTTCACCGAAGCCGACGATATTTTCTCCGATCTCATGGGCGACAAGGTCGAGCCCCGTCGGGAATTCATCGAACGGAATGCCTTGAACGTCCAGGAACTCGATATTTAA
- a CDS encoding TRAP transporter substrate-binding protein yields the protein MRRIVVGVLVVVGVLSGMFGATVCRAASLDIKLGIVTTPGTAQYIAAELFKKCIEERSNGDIGVTIYHSASLGNETEILQQIQMNAIQMGIITLGPFDVFVPEVNVVAFPFLFHDYDEVSRILDGPLGQKVLDSLAQAGFKGLAFSENGFRHLTNSKHPVNTVDDVSGLKIRVMESKVHQMLWRTLGANPTPMAWPIYTELQQGTIDGQENPLSVIDLYKLYEVQKHLTLTGHVYSAHIDIANLEWFSSLSTEQQDLIRTCMREAAVEQRKWNRDNEVKFLESLKAHGMEVVEHPDKASFRKRAEALKSMDIYTANPKTAALLDEFLTATAEPQ from the coding sequence ATGCGGCGAATTGTTGTAGGGGTGTTGGTGGTTGTAGGAGTGTTGTCCGGGATGTTTGGCGCTACGGTGTGTCGAGCGGCGTCGCTGGATATCAAACTTGGCATCGTGACGACGCCGGGGACGGCGCAGTATATTGCTGCGGAACTCTTCAAAAAATGTATTGAAGAGCGGTCCAATGGTGATATCGGGGTGACCATTTACCATAGTGCCAGCTTGGGCAATGAGACTGAAATTCTCCAGCAGATTCAGATGAATGCCATTCAGATGGGCATCATTACGTTAGGCCCCTTCGATGTGTTTGTGCCTGAAGTCAATGTGGTCGCCTTTCCGTTTCTCTTTCATGACTACGATGAAGTCTCGCGGATTCTCGATGGTCCTCTTGGACAAAAAGTTCTCGATTCGCTTGCTCAGGCCGGGTTCAAAGGGTTGGCGTTTTCCGAGAACGGGTTTCGGCATCTCACCAACAGCAAACACCCTGTCAACACGGTCGACGATGTATCCGGCCTCAAGATTCGTGTGATGGAATCCAAGGTTCATCAGATGTTGTGGCGTACACTTGGCGCCAACCCCACGCCTATGGCGTGGCCCATCTACACTGAACTCCAACAAGGCACCATCGATGGTCAGGAAAATCCGCTGAGCGTCATTGACCTCTACAAGCTTTATGAAGTGCAGAAGCACCTGACGCTGACTGGACATGTTTACTCCGCCCATATCGATATTGCCAATCTGGAATGGTTTTCGTCGTTGTCCACAGAGCAACAGGATCTCATTAGGACATGTATGCGCGAAGCCGCCGTGGAACAGCGCAAATGGAACCGCGACAACGAAGTAAAATTTTTGGAATCATTGAAAGCTCACGGCATGGAGGTTGTCGAGCATCCGGATAAAGCCTCGTTTCGCAAGCGGGCCGAAGCTCTGAAATCCATGGATATCTATACGGCGAACCCCAAAACAGCCGCCTTGCTCGACGAATTTCTTACGGCAACGGCAGAGCCGCAATAG
- a CDS encoding DUF2235 domain-containing protein, which produces MKRLIVCCDGTWNKPEQEENGIPAPTNVFKLYNAVADQGPDATRQLKYYHPGVGSGRSLFDRIAGGAIGFGMSRNICSAYHWLATNYEGGDEIYLFGFSRGAFTVRSLAGFIGMGLLDLRGIKSPEAWRRVHTGYDVGYRADKEEKRQPEVWAESDWAFFNNSEPTPIHFLGVWDTVGALGIPDELGLLNLLDNCKKWRFHDTNISSHIKNACHAMAIDEVRSCFTVTHWANVKENKNVKEVWFPGSHSDVGGGYANGDLSNGALLWMMEESASKGLLFRPGLQKTIRANPLGMMHNSYKGSIAKLRSRPRNIPAMTNEHQDKFHQSAFQRQNISPISYPAYHPTVILHRNENVNIDVFADTHWNATNVYLEAGKSYCFSASGTWQDSKDDCDWYGTQNNTITSGDIVRAVASLWGVVESAVKKLIKNESMDFLMTKRVEDMPWFVMVGAIANDGESNTTNKGVHNDGSPVPHQYVNLTKHEDTPLTITRPGYLYCFPNDVWSFYGNNKGSIQLTITCV; this is translated from the coding sequence ATGAAGCGATTGATCGTTTGCTGTGATGGAACTTGGAATAAACCGGAACAGGAAGAGAATGGCATTCCCGCACCGACGAATGTGTTCAAGCTCTACAACGCGGTTGCAGACCAAGGGCCCGATGCAACGAGGCAATTGAAATACTACCACCCCGGTGTTGGCAGTGGAAGGAGTCTCTTTGATCGGATTGCTGGCGGCGCAATCGGCTTCGGCATGAGCCGGAACATTTGCAGCGCATACCACTGGTTGGCGACCAATTATGAAGGGGGTGATGAAATTTACCTTTTCGGTTTCAGTCGTGGAGCCTTTACCGTCCGAAGTCTGGCCGGATTTATCGGAATGGGACTTCTCGACTTACGCGGTATAAAATCGCCAGAAGCATGGAGGCGTGTACATACTGGATATGATGTCGGGTATCGGGCCGACAAGGAAGAAAAACGACAACCAGAAGTGTGGGCAGAATCCGATTGGGCTTTCTTTAACAATTCCGAACCGACTCCGATTCACTTTCTCGGAGTTTGGGATACGGTTGGCGCTTTAGGCATTCCTGATGAATTGGGGCTTCTCAATCTCCTCGACAATTGTAAAAAATGGCGCTTTCACGACACCAATATCAGCAGTCACATCAAAAACGCCTGTCATGCAATGGCCATTGATGAAGTTCGTTCCTGTTTTACCGTAACCCATTGGGCAAACGTCAAAGAGAACAAGAACGTCAAGGAAGTCTGGTTTCCCGGTTCTCATTCCGACGTGGGCGGCGGATATGCAAACGGCGATCTTTCCAATGGGGCGCTTCTTTGGATGATGGAAGAAAGCGCCAGCAAAGGATTGCTTTTTCGTCCCGGTCTCCAGAAAACGATCCGGGCGAATCCGTTGGGGATGATGCACAATTCATATAAGGGAAGTATTGCAAAGCTCCGTTCTCGCCCTCGAAACATTCCGGCCATGACCAATGAACACCAAGACAAATTCCATCAGAGCGCCTTTCAACGGCAAAACATCTCTCCCATTAGCTACCCCGCATACCATCCCACGGTAATTTTACATCGCAATGAAAACGTCAATATCGATGTTTTTGCAGATACCCACTGGAACGCCACCAATGTCTATCTGGAAGCCGGAAAGTCCTACTGTTTCTCTGCTTCCGGCACATGGCAAGACAGCAAGGATGACTGTGACTGGTATGGCACGCAGAACAACACGATCACCAGCGGTGATATTGTACGTGCGGTCGCCTCGTTATGGGGAGTTGTCGAATCCGCCGTGAAGAAACTTATCAAGAATGAATCAATGGATTTTTTAATGACAAAACGAGTAGAGGATATGCCATGGTTTGTCATGGTCGGCGCCATCGCGAACGATGGCGAATCGAACACGACGAACAAGGGCGTTCATAACGACGGGAGTCCGGTCCCACATCAATATGTCAACCTCACCAAGCATGAGGATACTCCCTTGACAATAACGCGCCCGGGCTATCTCTATTGTTTTCCAAATGATGTTTGGAGCTTTTATGGAAACAATAAAGGAAGTATCCAATTGACGATTACATGTGTGTGA
- the dnaN gene encoding DNA polymerase III subunit beta, translating into MFLKVIRNEIIEGLQKSSSIIPAKAGAAFLRTLWLEAEGDSLRILSTDSSIEFTGAYPAQITEPGLAGVQGRSFNDLVRKLPPGDITLKIDPETGNLLVSQGRRRYTLPTSETSWFQAFSEFPAGEAVLWSGDFLSDLIDKVGFCVSDQDTMEAMSCMFMKPSTDSTRVEVCALNGHQFGLFSFVNDDIHAILPQEGILIQRKYVTELKKWLTDDEIELSIGDKRLFVRTADNRESFSLPLSYYQFPDYRHFTAKVTEDGADSLEVDRAELIDALDRIRIFNTDSERCTFFDFESSNQIVLTSQGQEAGAANEALECVFTGNLKRVAFPTSDLIEILNHFVSQKVRFVLSGAEGPCGITGEEDPDYLIIIMPMKVVEDTYYEEEEN; encoded by the coding sequence ATGTTCCTGAAAGTCATTCGCAACGAGATTATCGAAGGCTTACAAAAATCTTCGAGTATCATTCCGGCCAAAGCCGGCGCGGCGTTTTTGCGCACTCTGTGGCTTGAAGCCGAAGGGGATTCCCTGCGCATTCTTTCCACCGACTCCAGCATTGAATTTACCGGGGCCTACCCTGCTCAAATCACCGAGCCTGGTCTGGCCGGAGTTCAGGGCCGGTCGTTTAACGATCTCGTCCGGAAACTCCCGCCCGGTGACATTACGCTGAAAATCGACCCTGAAACAGGCAACCTGCTCGTTTCTCAAGGTCGCAGACGCTATACCCTGCCCACCAGTGAAACGAGTTGGTTCCAAGCTTTTTCAGAATTTCCTGCTGGCGAGGCCGTGCTATGGTCCGGTGATTTCTTGTCCGACCTTATCGACAAAGTCGGCTTCTGCGTCAGCGACCAGGACACCATGGAAGCGATGTCCTGCATGTTCATGAAACCTAGTACTGATTCAACTCGTGTCGAAGTGTGCGCGTTGAATGGCCATCAGTTTGGTCTGTTCTCGTTCGTCAACGACGACATCCATGCGATTTTACCGCAAGAAGGTATCTTGATTCAACGCAAGTATGTGACTGAACTCAAGAAATGGTTGACTGATGACGAAATTGAACTGTCCATCGGCGACAAACGGTTGTTTGTGCGCACGGCGGACAATCGTGAATCCTTTAGCTTGCCGTTGTCGTACTATCAGTTTCCCGACTATCGGCATTTTACGGCGAAGGTCACTGAAGACGGAGCCGATTCATTGGAAGTCGATCGAGCCGAACTCATCGACGCATTGGATCGTATTCGCATCTTTAATACGGATAGCGAACGGTGTACCTTCTTTGATTTCGAATCATCCAACCAGATCGTGTTGACCAGTCAGGGACAAGAGGCCGGTGCGGCCAATGAAGCATTGGAATGTGTCTTTACGGGCAATCTCAAACGCGTTGCGTTTCCAACCAGTGACCTCATTGAAATTCTTAATCACTTCGTCTCGCAGAAAGTGCGTTTTGTGTTGAGCGGCGCTGAAGGACCGTGTGGCATAACAGGCGAAGAAGACCCCGATTATCTCATCATCATTATGCCAATGAAGGTTGTGGAAGACACGTATTACGAGGAAGAGGAAAACTAA